The following coding sequences lie in one Paracidovorax avenae genomic window:
- a CDS encoding tetratricopeptide repeat protein — MTSSALSPDASPQLARLDRLETYLRDDPANESLLAEAFSAALLCGAWDRAEFHLRHARALWPDSLAWLLRESEAALARGDMDSARRSLVAMQSLPGTPQAFADAVLHNLAFADFQEGRHAECVERLAPRMDALLAGQGAATPPAMDVLWLRALHRAGDIERAVRWAASREQAGALAPASAGIAGLAALDAEQLADATRWAERALAAGAEAVTTEALVTRASLALGDADAATAGAYAQAALERQPGDGRARSALAFAHMLAGDVAGAVQQFHAALSAMPGHIGTWHGLGWAQLVQHDLDGALASFEQALALDRNFGESHGGLAVVLALRQDEAAAREHIERAARLGGSNLSGRFAEAILRGETAPDNFARLAERLLGSQTAPGGAGMLDVVMRALRARR, encoded by the coding sequence ATGACTTCTTCTGCCCTTTCACCCGACGCATCCCCCCAGCTCGCGCGGCTGGACCGCCTGGAAACCTACCTGCGCGACGACCCCGCCAACGAATCCCTGCTGGCGGAGGCGTTCTCCGCGGCCTTGCTGTGCGGCGCATGGGACCGCGCGGAATTCCACCTGCGCCACGCGCGCGCCCTCTGGCCGGATTCGCTGGCCTGGCTGCTGCGGGAGTCGGAAGCGGCACTGGCCCGGGGCGACATGGACAGCGCACGCCGCAGCCTGGTTGCCATGCAGTCGCTGCCGGGCACGCCGCAGGCCTTCGCCGATGCCGTGCTGCACAACCTCGCCTTCGCCGATTTCCAGGAGGGCCGCCATGCGGAATGCGTGGAGCGCCTGGCGCCGCGCATGGATGCACTTCTGGCGGGGCAGGGGGCGGCCACGCCGCCAGCGATGGACGTCCTGTGGCTGAGGGCGCTGCACCGCGCGGGCGACATCGAGCGCGCGGTGCGCTGGGCGGCCTCGCGCGAGCAGGCCGGCGCCCTGGCGCCGGCCTCAGCCGGCATCGCCGGGCTGGCGGCGCTCGATGCCGAGCAGTTGGCCGATGCCACCCGCTGGGCGGAGCGGGCCCTGGCCGCCGGGGCCGAAGCGGTCACGACCGAGGCGCTGGTCACCCGTGCGTCCCTGGCGCTGGGCGACGCGGACGCCGCCACGGCCGGCGCCTATGCGCAGGCTGCCCTGGAGCGGCAGCCCGGCGACGGCCGCGCGCGCTCCGCGCTGGCCTTCGCGCACATGCTGGCCGGCGACGTGGCGGGCGCGGTGCAACAGTTCCACGCGGCCCTCTCCGCCATGCCGGGCCATATCGGAACCTGGCACGGCCTCGGCTGGGCGCAACTGGTGCAGCACGACCTCGATGGTGCCCTGGCGAGTTTCGAGCAGGCCCTGGCCCTGGACCGCAACTTCGGGGAAAGCCATGGGGGCCTGGCGGTGGTACTCGCCCTCCGGCAGGACGAAGCCGCCGCCCGGGAGCACATCGAAAGGGCCGCCCGGCTGGGCGGCAGCAATCTGTCCGGCCGCTTCGCCGAGGCCATCCTGCGCGGAGAGACGGCACCGGACAACTTCGCGCGGCTCGCAGAGCGCCTGCTCGGCAGCCAGACCGCGCCCGGCGGCGCCGGCATGCTGGACGTGGTGATGCGCGCGCTGCGCGCCAGGCGCTAG
- a CDS encoding sigma-70 family RNA polymerase sigma factor translates to MQSCAGSLAAPAAPLSPEGEAALWLRWREQGDAAARAALIEHYLPYARMLAAVSFKSRYHDGVEFADYQQLACIGLMEAVDRYQPDQGAHFRTYATHRIRGAILSGLERFTETAQQSALRTRLERDRLEAAVESAGLAQQGVQEPASPAGAGRSAQDLLACLAEVGIGLALGVLLEGTGMIGSGEPEDAPQDLSPEVIYFRKREQQHWQALLRDLVQRLPEQERRVIRCHYLHGMPFDEVACLLEVSRSRISQLHRRGLARLRDALAQAPPCDVAW, encoded by the coding sequence ATGCAGTCCTGCGCCGGCTCCCTGGCCGCACCCGCTGCCCCGCTATCGCCCGAGGGCGAGGCGGCGCTGTGGCTGCGCTGGCGGGAGCAGGGCGACGCAGCGGCCAGGGCCGCGCTGATCGAGCACTATCTACCGTATGCGCGCATGCTCGCGGCCGTCAGCTTCAAGTCGCGCTACCACGATGGCGTGGAATTCGCCGACTACCAGCAACTGGCCTGCATCGGGCTCATGGAGGCCGTGGACCGCTACCAGCCGGACCAGGGCGCCCATTTCCGCACCTACGCCACGCACCGCATCCGCGGCGCAATCCTGAGCGGGCTCGAGCGATTCACGGAAACCGCCCAGCAGTCCGCCCTGCGCACGCGCCTGGAGCGCGACCGGCTGGAGGCCGCGGTGGAGTCGGCGGGCCTGGCGCAGCAAGGCGTCCAGGAGCCCGCCAGCCCTGCCGGGGCCGGGCGTTCCGCTCAGGATCTGCTGGCCTGCCTGGCCGAAGTCGGCATCGGCCTGGCGCTCGGCGTGCTGCTGGAAGGCACGGGCATGATCGGCAGCGGGGAGCCCGAGGATGCGCCCCAGGACCTGTCGCCCGAGGTAATCTACTTCCGCAAGCGTGAGCAGCAGCACTGGCAGGCCCTGCTGCGCGATCTCGTCCAGCGCCTGCCCGAGCAGGAACGGCGGGTGATCCGCTGCCACTACCTGCACGGCATGCCCTTCGACGAGGTGGCATGCCTGCTGGAGGTGTCGCGCAGCCGGATATCGCAGCTGCACCGCCGGGGCCTGGCTCGCCTGCGCGACGCGCTGGCCCAGGCCCCGCCCTGCGATGTGGCCTGGTAG
- the fliP gene encoding flagellar type III secretion system pore protein FliP (The bacterial flagellar biogenesis protein FliP forms a type III secretion system (T3SS)-type pore required for flagellar assembly.) has product MSRLQPSSFAGIRGRVRNALCAGGALALLLGACGAAAAQQAPAAAWLGGSDTSQAVRIVIGLTVLAVLPALLVCITSFLRIIVVLSMLRHAIGMNETPPNTVLIGLALFLTLFTMSPVLEQVNREALQPFMSGKLGMEQGLNKGIAPLRDFMVRQTREQDLALMVELSKAPPPQSMDDISNVQLIPAFMLSELRAAFQIGFVVFLPFLLIDLIVSSVLMALGMMMMPPTTIALPVKILMFILIDGWSLLLKALVGSFH; this is encoded by the coding sequence TTGAGCCGGCTGCAGCCTTCTTCCTTCGCCGGGATCCGGGGCCGCGTGCGCAACGCGCTGTGTGCGGGGGGCGCCCTGGCCCTGCTGCTCGGGGCCTGTGGCGCCGCGGCGGCGCAGCAGGCTCCCGCGGCGGCATGGCTGGGCGGGTCGGACACCTCGCAGGCCGTGCGCATCGTGATCGGGCTCACCGTGCTGGCCGTGCTGCCGGCGCTGCTCGTGTGCATCACCAGTTTCCTGCGCATCATCGTGGTGCTGTCGATGCTGCGGCATGCGATCGGCATGAACGAGACGCCTCCCAATACCGTGCTGATCGGCCTGGCGCTGTTCCTCACGCTCTTCACCATGTCCCCCGTGCTGGAACAGGTGAACCGTGAAGCGCTGCAGCCGTTCATGTCGGGCAAGCTGGGCATGGAGCAGGGCCTGAACAAGGGCATCGCACCGCTGCGCGATTTCATGGTGCGCCAGACCCGCGAGCAGGACCTCGCGCTGATGGTGGAACTGTCCAAGGCGCCGCCGCCGCAATCCATGGACGACATCAGCAACGTGCAATTGATCCCGGCCTTCATGCTCTCGGAGCTGCGGGCCGCCTTCCAGATCGGCTTCGTGGTGTTCCTGCCGTTCCTGCTCATCGACCTGATCGTCTCCAGCGTGCTCATGGCGCTGGGCATGATGATGATGCCGCCGACGACGATCGCGCTGCCGGTCAAGATCCTCATGTTCATCCTGATCGACGGCTGGAGCCTGCTGCTCAAGGCCCTGGTCGGCAGCTTCCATTGA
- a CDS encoding flagellar biosynthetic protein FliO, translating to MALPESIPLRREPEGAGAPVPAAELAWMGLFVFLIALSVVAWRKHRAPSGTPPSPAARGSLGRWMARVQQRSGRSVELVSSTRLTPQHSLHEVQWQGRRLLVGCAPQSISVLSEAPAPGAADPGRPDPLAAEVPS from the coding sequence ATGGCATTGCCGGAATCGATCCCGCTGCGCCGGGAGCCCGAAGGGGCGGGCGCGCCGGTACCCGCGGCGGAGCTGGCCTGGATGGGGCTGTTCGTCTTCCTGATCGCGCTCAGCGTGGTCGCATGGCGCAAGCACCGTGCCCCGAGCGGAACGCCACCGTCGCCCGCGGCCCGGGGATCGCTGGGCCGCTGGATGGCCCGCGTGCAGCAACGCTCCGGAAGGTCCGTGGAACTGGTTTCCAGCACGCGCCTCACGCCCCAGCACAGCCTGCACGAGGTGCAATGGCAGGGGCGCCGCCTGCTGGTCGGCTGCGCGCCGCAATCGATCTCCGTGCTGTCGGAAGCGCCTGCGCCCGGGGCGGCCGATCCCGGCCGCCCGGATCCGCTGGCGGCGGAGGTGCCATCTTGA
- a CDS encoding FliM/FliN family flagellar motor switch protein has translation MPQSSSIPGTAPTPAPSNDTPQVQPIALPPLAEPAATAATAATAATEPLLPSFQPLHQVRTTLQVCVGSATVTVGDLLAAQAQQVLVLDRGVDQAVDLVLEGQVVARGLLVAVGDRFAVKLTELPAPLSLQPSAA, from the coding sequence ATGCCGCAATCCTCCTCGATCCCGGGCACTGCGCCCACCCCGGCCCCGTCCAACGACACGCCGCAGGTGCAGCCCATCGCGCTCCCACCGCTCGCCGAACCCGCAGCCACCGCGGCCACCGCGGCCACCGCGGCCACGGAGCCGCTGCTCCCCAGCTTCCAGCCCTTGCACCAGGTCCGGACCACGCTGCAGGTCTGCGTCGGTTCCGCCACCGTGACGGTCGGCGATCTGCTCGCGGCCCAGGCGCAGCAGGTCCTGGTGCTGGACCGCGGCGTGGACCAGGCCGTGGACCTCGTGCTGGAAGGGCAGGTGGTGGCACGCGGACTGCTGGTGGCCGTGGGCGACCGGTTCGCCGTGAAGCTCACCGAGCTACCCGCGCCTCTGAGCCTGCAGCCCTCGGCCGCCTGA
- a CDS encoding FliM/FliN family flagellar motor switch protein, with product MDARTDRPPQAGEWLSPEASRTQARPLRAWSAARQAVVRDACQAAYGAWCRDWGLVEAPVQVVEAAMAPGALGCAAASQVLRGWLFGDAPASGAAEGPDMAADIAAQAWSALQSALAGLAPEARESRDAAEAPAAWSGALAVLFPWGGKSWAWRLDGDCVQALLGRHEPPSSGCAARTGQGPATPRAALAPLDQALRGHRVAMHIHLQPLTLSLGQLQSLAVGDVIALDHPLAAPAAARLSAGGLEPAKPLCAAWLGQSGGHLAVELHPEAS from the coding sequence ATGGATGCCAGGACGGATCGGCCGCCGCAGGCCGGGGAGTGGCTGTCGCCGGAAGCCTCGCGCACGCAGGCCAGGCCGCTGCGCGCCTGGAGCGCCGCCCGGCAGGCGGTGGTCCGCGATGCCTGCCAGGCTGCCTATGGCGCATGGTGCCGCGACTGGGGACTGGTGGAAGCGCCGGTGCAGGTCGTGGAGGCCGCCATGGCCCCGGGTGCGTTGGGCTGCGCCGCCGCCTCGCAGGTGCTGCGCGGGTGGCTGTTCGGCGACGCCCCGGCGTCCGGCGCGGCGGAGGGTCCGGACATGGCCGCCGACATCGCTGCACAGGCCTGGTCAGCCCTGCAGTCCGCGCTGGCGGGACTGGCCCCCGAAGCACGCGAATCCCGTGACGCTGCCGAGGCACCTGCCGCCTGGTCCGGCGCATTGGCCGTGCTGTTTCCCTGGGGCGGTAAATCCTGGGCCTGGCGCCTGGACGGCGACTGCGTGCAGGCACTGCTGGGCCGGCACGAACCTCCGTCCTCCGGCTGTGCAGCTCGCACCGGGCAGGGGCCGGCCACCCCGCGCGCCGCGCTGGCGCCGCTCGACCAGGCCCTGCGCGGCCATCGCGTGGCGATGCACATCCACCTGCAGCCGCTCACCCTGAGCCTCGGGCAGCTGCAGTCGCTGGCCGTGGGCGACGTGATCGCGCTCGACCACCCGCTGGCGGCTCCCGCGGCCGCCCGGCTTTCGGCTGGCGGCCTGGAGCCCGCGAAACCGCTGTGCGCGGCCTGGCTCGGCCAGTCCGGAGGGCATCTGGCGGTCGAACTCCATCCCGAAGCCTCCTGA
- a CDS encoding flagellar hook protein FlgE: MIESIYVGMTGLSSFSRGLRVIANNTTNLNTPGFKSSSLRFSDAFYAGGGYAGRQFGQMGYGVSTMGTSMSFKSGELRQTGNGLDLAIDGQGMFMLKGADGSIRYTRAGQFQFNRDGTLVTQGTGAKVMGVGADGSPSEISIANLKTSAGKATAVAKFTGNLSSSGTDQTVSGVRVYDAAGGEHLLSVKLTNTNSTTPGSWKVELMDGSTLVGTSQLIFQDGKPTAATSKLSFTYTPAGQAAVPLTLDFSADVTSFASGTLSTLAFASQDGFAPAELSSASFDATGTLVLTYANGQTAKGARLSLGRFDTSDAVGAAGDNQFEALDGSAWHTGVAGGAFGSVRSGYIEISNVDLSQEFSDLVIMQRGYQASSQVISTANEMLQELFSMKSR; this comes from the coding sequence ATGATCGAGTCCATCTACGTCGGCATGACGGGCCTCTCCAGCTTCTCGCGCGGGCTGCGGGTGATCGCCAACAACACCACCAACCTCAACACCCCCGGGTTCAAGAGCTCTTCGCTGCGCTTCTCGGATGCCTTCTATGCCGGCGGCGGCTACGCCGGGCGGCAGTTCGGCCAGATGGGCTACGGCGTGAGCACCATGGGCACGTCGATGTCCTTCAAATCCGGGGAACTGCGGCAGACGGGCAACGGCCTGGACCTCGCCATCGACGGCCAGGGCATGTTCATGCTCAAGGGGGCCGACGGCAGCATCCGCTACACGCGCGCGGGCCAGTTCCAGTTCAACCGCGACGGCACGCTCGTCACCCAGGGCACCGGCGCGAAGGTGATGGGCGTCGGCGCGGACGGCTCCCCCTCGGAAATCAGCATCGCCAACCTGAAGACCTCCGCCGGCAAGGCGACGGCGGTGGCCAAGTTCACCGGCAACCTGTCGAGCTCCGGCACCGACCAGACCGTGAGCGGCGTGCGCGTGTACGACGCCGCGGGCGGTGAGCACCTGCTGAGCGTCAAGCTGACCAATACCAACAGCACCACGCCGGGCAGCTGGAAGGTCGAACTGATGGACGGCAGCACGCTGGTCGGCACCAGCCAGCTGATCTTCCAGGACGGCAAGCCCACCGCGGCCACGTCCAAGCTGTCGTTCACGTACACGCCGGCGGGGCAGGCCGCCGTGCCGCTGACGCTCGACTTCAGCGCGGACGTCACCTCCTTCGCGTCGGGCACGCTGTCCACCCTCGCATTCGCCTCGCAGGACGGCTTCGCGCCGGCCGAGCTGAGCTCCGCATCCTTCGATGCCACCGGGACCCTGGTCCTGACCTATGCGAACGGGCAGACCGCCAAGGGCGCGCGGCTGTCCCTGGGCCGCTTCGACACCAGCGACGCCGTGGGGGCCGCCGGCGACAACCAATTCGAAGCGCTCGACGGCAGTGCCTGGCACACGGGCGTGGCCGGTGGCGCCTTCGGTTCGGTGCGTTCCGGCTACATCGAGATCTCGAACGTCGATCTGTCGCAGGAGTTCAGCGACCTCGTCATCATGCAGCGCGGCTACCAGGCCAGCTCCCAGGTCATCTCGACCGCCAACGAGATGCTGCAGGAGCTTTTTTCCATGAAGAGCCGCTAA
- a CDS encoding flagellar hook assembly protein FlgD, with protein MSINGISSATPSLRANALGQEDFMKILLTQLTYQDPMKPMDNQQFMAQMAQFTSLEQTQQLNSKIATLIGNQAALQSVGLIGRTVDVSSTSGTLTGTVVSLSLSGESPLITLRTSAGSTLQDISLSQILAVR; from the coding sequence ATGAGCATCAACGGCATCAGCAGCGCGACCCCCAGCCTGCGCGCCAACGCGCTGGGCCAGGAGGACTTCATGAAGATCCTGCTGACCCAGCTCACCTACCAGGACCCCATGAAGCCGATGGACAACCAGCAGTTCATGGCCCAGATGGCCCAGTTCACGAGCCTGGAGCAGACGCAGCAGCTCAACAGCAAGATCGCCACGCTGATCGGCAACCAGGCCGCGCTGCAATCGGTCGGGCTGATCGGGCGCACTGTGGATGTGAGCTCCACCAGCGGCACTCTGACGGGCACCGTGGTGTCGCTGTCGCTGTCGGGAGAGTCGCCGCTGATCACGCTGCGCACCAGCGCCGGCTCCACCCTGCAGGACATCAGCCTGAGCCAGATCCTGGCCGTGCGCTGA
- a CDS encoding FliI/YscN family ATPase, with product MNARLPTPLAGFASYRDAVRDAELTRRIGWVRHMQGLAIESQGPDATVGELCRIQPRSGSADNGRTGSGVLAEVVGLSGDRLTLMPYGSLQGVAAGAEVVALGRRSDFGVGPGLLGRVIDGFGHALDGLPDPVAPLQRPLHARPLNPLQRPRIHQVLQTGVRSLDGLLTLGQGQRVGIFAGSGVGKSTLLGMIARHVSADVNVIALIGERGREVKEFIDKQLGEGLKRSVVVVATSDQPALARIRAAHAAVTIAEYFRDAGQQVLLTMDSVTRLAMARREVGLAAGEPPTARGYTPSVFAELPQLCERCGTAPSGGAITALLTVLVEGDDMNEPIADSLRSILDGHVVLSRDIAHEGRYPAIDVLRSASRLLPDLATAEERELVSDAVRHLALLHRNRQLVDIGAYEKGANPELDQALALAPGLQAWLCQQEGGVPRAEGLRALRALLWPDRPLAATPVPSAPTARPAAPATQNMPHKFSYSLGAAAKGGRQ from the coding sequence ATGAACGCCCGGTTGCCCACCCCGCTGGCAGGATTTGCGTCCTACCGGGATGCCGTGCGCGACGCCGAATTGACGCGGCGCATCGGCTGGGTGCGCCATATGCAGGGACTGGCCATCGAATCCCAGGGCCCCGATGCGACCGTGGGCGAGTTGTGCCGTATCCAGCCGCGCTCCGGCTCCGCGGACAACGGGCGTACCGGCAGCGGCGTGCTGGCCGAGGTGGTCGGCCTGAGCGGCGACCGTCTCACGCTGATGCCCTACGGCAGCCTGCAGGGCGTGGCTGCAGGGGCGGAGGTGGTCGCGCTCGGCCGCCGGTCGGATTTCGGGGTGGGTCCGGGTCTGCTGGGCCGGGTGATCGACGGCTTCGGGCATGCGCTCGATGGCCTGCCCGACCCGGTCGCGCCGCTGCAGCGTCCCCTGCATGCGCGGCCACTCAATCCCCTGCAGCGCCCACGCATCCACCAGGTGCTGCAGACGGGCGTGCGCTCCCTCGACGGGCTGCTGACCCTGGGCCAGGGGCAGCGCGTGGGCATCTTCGCGGGCAGCGGGGTGGGCAAGAGCACGCTGCTGGGCATGATCGCCCGGCACGTCAGCGCCGACGTCAACGTGATCGCGCTCATCGGCGAGCGTGGCCGGGAGGTGAAGGAGTTCATCGACAAGCAGCTGGGCGAAGGCCTGAAGCGCTCGGTGGTCGTCGTTGCGACCTCCGACCAGCCCGCGCTGGCGCGGATCCGCGCGGCGCATGCCGCCGTGACCATCGCGGAGTACTTCCGCGACGCGGGGCAGCAGGTGCTGCTCACCATGGATTCGGTCACCCGCCTGGCCATGGCCCGGCGCGAGGTGGGCCTGGCGGCCGGCGAGCCGCCCACCGCCCGCGGCTACACGCCATCCGTGTTCGCGGAGCTGCCCCAGTTGTGCGAGCGGTGCGGGACGGCCCCTTCGGGCGGGGCCATCACGGCGCTGCTCACCGTCCTAGTGGAGGGCGACGACATGAACGAACCCATCGCCGACAGCCTGCGCTCCATCCTGGATGGGCACGTCGTGCTGTCGCGCGACATCGCGCACGAGGGGCGCTACCCCGCCATCGATGTGCTGCGCAGCGCGAGCCGGCTGCTGCCGGACCTGGCCACCGCCGAGGAGCGGGAGCTGGTCTCCGACGCGGTGCGCCATCTGGCGCTGCTGCACCGCAACCGCCAGTTGGTGGACATCGGCGCGTACGAAAAGGGCGCGAATCCCGAGCTGGACCAGGCGCTGGCGCTCGCTCCCGGGCTGCAGGCATGGCTGTGCCAGCAGGAAGGGGGCGTGCCGCGCGCGGAGGGCCTGCGCGCCCTGCGTGCGCTGCTGTGGCCCGACCGGCCTCTGGCGGCCACCCCGGTGCCCTCGGCGCCCACCGCGAGACCGGCTGCGCCAGCCACGCAGAACATGCCGCACAAGTTCAGCTACTCGCTGGGAGCCGCGGCCAAGGGAGGCCGGCAATGA